In Juglans regia cultivar Chandler chromosome 5, Walnut 2.0, whole genome shotgun sequence, the following are encoded in one genomic region:
- the LOC109022156 gene encoding U3 small nucleolar RNA-associated protein 20-like isoform X4: MGSNPSKMQEPSIYTNKLNYKIKFLFGYNDQKLWVLWHVRVKGWMYRHGLMNLLLMLKFSCATRLVAALSRDLLVDFIPFLLRIADSLASPLQGGADREPEIIEQIFISWSYIMMYLQKYLIRDLVYLLKVTVKLRFYPKDYVQEFMAEALSFLLRNAPDEQLQKLVKCPGERDIRIFKLLSKYIKDPLLARKFVDVLLPFVAKKAKVSCRSVF, translated from the exons ATGGGTTCGAATCCGTCGAAAATGCAGGAACCGAGCATCTACACCAACAAGCTTAACTACAAAATCAAGTTCCTCTTCGGCTACAATGATCAGAAGCTCTGGGTTCTTTGGCATGTACGAGTAAAAGGTTGGATGTATCGTCATGGTTTGATGAATTTATTGCTGATGCTGAAATTCTCCTGCGCGACTCG GTTAGTTGCTGCTCTATCTAGAGATCTCTTGGTGGATTTTATCCC CTTTCTGCTGAGGATTGCTGATTCTTTAGCATCTCCCCTACAAGGTGGTGCTGATAGGGAGCCAGAGATTATCGAACAG ATATTTATATCGTGGTCATATATTATGATGTATTTGCAGAAGTATTTGATACGAGACCTTGTTTATCTGCTCAA GGTGACGGTAAAACTAAGATTTTATCCCAAGGATTATGTTCAAGAATTTATGGCAGAGGCATTATCATTCTTGCTTAGGAATGCGCCAGATGAGCAGTTGCA GAAATTGGTCAAATGTCCGGGGGAGAGGGACATAAGAATTTTCAAGTTATTATCAAAGTATATAAAGGACCCATTGCTAGCAAGAAAATTTGTAGATGTCTTGCTCCCATTCGTAGCAAAGAAAGCTAAAGTTTCTTGTAG ATCTGTGTTCTGA
- the LOC109022156 gene encoding uncharacterized protein LOC109022156 isoform X5: MGSNPSKMQEPSIYTNKLNYKIKFLFGYNDQKLWVLWHVRVKGWMYRHGLMNLLLMLKFSCATRLVAALSRDLLVDFIPFLLRIADSLASPLQGGADREPEIIEQIFISWSYIMMYLQKYLIRDLVYLLKVTVKLRFYPKDYVQEFMAEALSFLLRNAPDEQLQYAMILPYYLFLSSGNRFLGFTDMDIKEPFFPFMFELLLN, encoded by the exons ATGGGTTCGAATCCGTCGAAAATGCAGGAACCGAGCATCTACACCAACAAGCTTAACTACAAAATCAAGTTCCTCTTCGGCTACAATGATCAGAAGCTCTGGGTTCTTTGGCATGTACGAGTAAAAGGTTGGATGTATCGTCATGGTTTGATGAATTTATTGCTGATGCTGAAATTCTCCTGCGCGACTCG GTTAGTTGCTGCTCTATCTAGAGATCTCTTGGTGGATTTTATCCC CTTTCTGCTGAGGATTGCTGATTCTTTAGCATCTCCCCTACAAGGTGGTGCTGATAGGGAGCCAGAGATTATCGAACAG ATATTTATATCGTGGTCATATATTATGATGTATTTGCAGAAGTATTTGATACGAGACCTTGTTTATCTGCTCAA GGTGACGGTAAAACTAAGATTTTATCCCAAGGATTATGTTCAAGAATTTATGGCAGAGGCATTATCATTCTTGCTTAGGAATGCGCCAGATGAGCAGTTGCAGTATGCTATGATCTTgccttattatttatttttgtcttcagGGAATCGATTCCTTGGTTTTACTGACATGGATATAAAGgaacctttttttccttttatgtttgaattattGCTCAACTGA
- the LOC109022156 gene encoding uncharacterized protein LOC109022156 isoform X3 — MGSNPSKMQEPSIYTNKLNYKIKFLFGYNDQKLWVLWHVRVKGWMYRHGLMNLLLMLKFSCATRLVAALSRDLLVDFIPFLLRIADSLASPLQGGADREPEIIEQIFISWSYIMMYLQKYLIRDLVYLLKVTVKLRFYPKDYVQEFMAEALSFLLRNAPDEQLQKLVKCPGERDIRIFKLLSKYIKDPLLARKFVDVLLPFVAKKAKVSYLCSEAVKSFEKLFQR; from the exons ATGGGTTCGAATCCGTCGAAAATGCAGGAACCGAGCATCTACACCAACAAGCTTAACTACAAAATCAAGTTCCTCTTCGGCTACAATGATCAGAAGCTCTGGGTTCTTTGGCATGTACGAGTAAAAGGTTGGATGTATCGTCATGGTTTGATGAATTTATTGCTGATGCTGAAATTCTCCTGCGCGACTCG GTTAGTTGCTGCTCTATCTAGAGATCTCTTGGTGGATTTTATCCC CTTTCTGCTGAGGATTGCTGATTCTTTAGCATCTCCCCTACAAGGTGGTGCTGATAGGGAGCCAGAGATTATCGAACAG ATATTTATATCGTGGTCATATATTATGATGTATTTGCAGAAGTATTTGATACGAGACCTTGTTTATCTGCTCAA GGTGACGGTAAAACTAAGATTTTATCCCAAGGATTATGTTCAAGAATTTATGGCAGAGGCATTATCATTCTTGCTTAGGAATGCGCCAGATGAGCAGTTGCA GAAATTGGTCAAATGTCCGGGGGAGAGGGACATAAGAATTTTCAAGTTATTATCAAAGTATATAAAGGACCCATTGCTAGCAAGAAAATTTGTAGATGTCTTGCTCCCATTCGTAGCAAAGAAAGCTAAAGTTTCTT ATCTGTGTTCTGAAGCTGTGAAGTCATTCGAGAAATTGTTCCAGCGTTAG
- the LOC109022156 gene encoding small subunit processome component 20 homolog isoform X2, whose protein sequence is MRLSICHLLDSLAEADPTILSMSLMAQMEFWSTLEQHEQVRFLEAFQLLDSRKGKSVFLSLTSGVSYQEDPGQSNDIRHAIVSYLLKRMGKIALQMEAVQMKIIFNCFSKISSQISHDDCLHYVPEILLPLYKVCEGFSGKVIPDDIKQLAEEVRETIKNTVGIQNFVQAYSEIRKNLKAKRDKRRQEEEVMAVVNPMRNAKRKLRIAAKHRANKKRKIMTMKMGRWVHQKQRTM, encoded by the exons ATGCGGCTGTCTATTTGTCATCTTCTTGATTCTCTTGCGGAAGCTGATCCTACTATCCTGTCCATG TCTTTGATGGCACAAATGGAGTTCTGGTCTACCCTTGAACAGCATGAGCAAGTCCGTTTTCTTGAAGCTTTCCAACTGCTGGATTCAAGAAAGGGGAAAAGCGTCTTTTTGTCTCTTACATCTGGTGTAAGTTATCAAGAGGATCCTGGCCAATCCAACGATATCCGACATGCAATTGTTTCTTATTTGCTCAAAAGAATGGGAAAAATTGCCCTTCAGATGGAGGCTGTTCAG atgaaaattatattcaattgtttttcaaaaatatcatcacaaatCAGTCACGACGATTGCCTACATTATGTACCCGAAATCCTACTGCCCCTATATAAAGTTTGTGAAGGATTTTCTGGGAAAGTGATCCCTG ATGACATAAAGCAATTGGCAGAAGAAGTTCGTGAAACAATAAAGAATACTGTAGGCATCCAAAACTTCGTACAAGCGTACAGCGAGATCAGGAAGAATCTCAAGGCGAAACGGGACAAGAGAAGACAGGAAGAAGAGGTAATGGCTGTTGTCAATCCAATGCGCAATGCCAAGAGGAAGTTAAGGATTGCTGCTAAGCATCGTGCCAACAAGAAAAGGAAGATAATGACAATGAAAATGGGGAGATGGGTTCACCAGAAACAAAGGAcgatgtaa
- the LOC109022156 gene encoding small subunit processome component 20 homolog isoform X1, with protein sequence MFLCLSFSEHYSFHVLHILLELFIYLKKNIRAVYVLDSSTYLITQNLVFTICGMKSLMAQMEFWSTLEQHEQVRFLEAFQLLDSRKGKSVFLSLTSGVSYQEDPGQSNDIRHAIVSYLLKRMGKIALQMEAVQMKIIFNCFSKISSQISHDDCLHYVPEILLPLYKVCEGFSGKVIPDDIKQLAEEVRETIKNTVGIQNFVQAYSEIRKNLKAKRDKRRQEEEVMAVVNPMRNAKRKLRIAAKHRANKKRKIMTMKMGRWVHQKQRTM encoded by the exons ATGTTTCTATGCTTATCATTTTCTGAACACTACTCATTTCATgttttacatatattattagagCTGTTTATTTacctgaaaaaaaatattagagctgTTTATGTCTTAGATTCTTCCACGTACCTTATAACACAAAATCTTGTCTTCACGATTTGTGGAATGAAGTCTTTGATGGCACAAATGGAGTTCTGGTCTACCCTTGAACAGCATGAGCAAGTCCGTTTTCTTGAAGCTTTCCAACTGCTGGATTCAAGAAAGGGGAAAAGCGTCTTTTTGTCTCTTACATCTGGTGTAAGTTATCAAGAGGATCCTGGCCAATCCAACGATATCCGACATGCAATTGTTTCTTATTTGCTCAAAAGAATGGGAAAAATTGCCCTTCAGATGGAGGCTGTTCAG atgaaaattatattcaattgtttttcaaaaatatcatcacaaatCAGTCACGACGATTGCCTACATTATGTACCCGAAATCCTACTGCCCCTATATAAAGTTTGTGAAGGATTTTCTGGGAAAGTGATCCCTG ATGACATAAAGCAATTGGCAGAAGAAGTTCGTGAAACAATAAAGAATACTGTAGGCATCCAAAACTTCGTACAAGCGTACAGCGAGATCAGGAAGAATCTCAAGGCGAAACGGGACAAGAGAAGACAGGAAGAAGAGGTAATGGCTGTTGTCAATCCAATGCGCAATGCCAAGAGGAAGTTAAGGATTGCTGCTAAGCATCGTGCCAACAAGAAAAGGAAGATAATGACAATGAAAATGGGGAGATGGGTTCACCAGAAACAAAGGAcgatgtaa
- the LOC109022183 gene encoding uncharacterized protein LOC109022183 codes for MISCYPRMIDIPEMSSYLIDLIDALDRLLMIEAGSVAGLPKQTRQSGIGAALSSYNKSHHGKESQPEETSKFLYLAKIYISSAQVLSAVGDYLDIVYRPTVEAHSSNRKYHPELSVEKAVDAVMIFADNLRHSNKGLRFSTLRILCHYEPLSSVDSTNDQAVGKKTKSEVAQGSHVDSQGINVLLLLFSIEGTSLSISAIWKVIL; via the exons ATGATTAGCTGCTATCCCCGTATGATTGATATCCCAGAGATGTCATCCTATTTAATAGATTTGATTGATGCACTTGATCGGCTACTGATGATTGAAGCAG gcTCCGTAGCAGGTCTTCCTAAACAAACACGGCAAAGCGGAATTGGTGCTGCTTTGAGTTCTtataacaaatcacatcatgGTAAAGAATCCCAGCCTGAAGAAACAAGCAAATTTTTGTATCTGGCAAAAATATACATATCATCTGCACAAGTATTGTCTGCTGTAGGTGATTATTTGGATATTGTCTATAG GCCTACAGTGGAAGCACACAGTAGCAATAGGAAGTATCATCCAGAACTTTCTGTGGAGAAGGCTGTGGATGCAGTAATGATATTTGCTGATAATTTGCGCCACTCGAACAAGGGGTTACGCTTTTCAACTCTTAGAATATTGTGCCACTATGAACCTCTGAGCTCTGTAGATTCTACAAATGATCAAGCAGTtgggaagaaaacaaaatctgaaGTTGCTCAGGGATCCCATGTGGATAGTCAGGGCATTAAT GTTCTCCTGTTGCTTTTCTCAATCGAGGGAACTTCTCTTTCAATTTCTGCAATCTGGAAAGTTATCCTATAG